The sequence TGTCTGTGCTTTTGTGGAAAGTGCATACACTCGCTCTGGACGAAGCGCGTTCGAAAGATGCCATTTCCAGTTGTAATCAGCTGGTTCACAATACCGGCCAGATTGTGAAGCGCATGTATGGACTCGAAGGCGAATCGACTCTCTTGACCGAGTCTGATTTGATTTTAGTCAGGTCGTATCTGCAAGAGTTAAAAGAGAGATTGACGCCGGAGCAATTGCAGATGGCGGAATTCAAGCGACTCAGTCAATTGGTGGACGAATTCGTTCCATTGATGAATGCAGTCAAGGAGCACAAATATGAACGAATGGGAAGTAAGTTCAGATCTGAGCGCGTTTTATTTACGAAGTTAGATCAGGTTTACGACTGCGTTTCCGGGATCCTCAAAGCAGTCAATACTGTGCACGAGGCGGCGCCGGCTGAGATGGCACAGGCGATAGATGCTATTAAGTACGCACTGGTAGCCTTTGTCGTCGCCAGTATTGTTTTGAGCATCCTACTTGCTTATTTCGCCTCAGTTAGCATCAGAAAGCCACTTGAATTGATGGCTCAAACAGCTGACAAAATTTCGCAACGTATTCCTCTGGAAGCGCCAATGGAAGGCCGAGACGAGTTGGCAGCTCTGGACGATCTGCTGCATCAGGTAGATACGGCAATCGACCACGCTTTAACAAGCGAGCGAAATCTTATTGCTTTTGCAGGCGATCTGGTTTGTTCAATCGATCAAAATGGCTTATTTACCAGTGCCAATCCGTACGCGTATACCCTGCTTGGATGCAGTCCGGAGCGGCTGATCTCATCATCAGTTCTTGATTTCGTTTTGTCCGATGATTGCGATAAAGTCGATCGGTTGATTGGTGCGCGCACTATATCTGGTGTCGCACCGGGACTTGAAGTGCGAATGCAAACCGTTTCAAAGAATATTATAGACACGTCCTGGTCGGCTATCTGGTCGGAGCGCGACCAGAGCCTCTTTTGCATTATTCATGATATTAGCGAGCGCAAAAATTTGGAGCGAATGAAACAAGATTTCATCGCCATGATTTCTCACGACTTGCGTACACCACTTATGTCGGTTCACAGTTCTCTAGAGCTTGTACAAAGTGGCGCGACAGGCGAACTCGCACCTCAGACTGAAGTGCAGCTAGGCAGCGCCAGTCGGAGCACAGAACATTTGATAGAGCTTGTGAACGACCTTCTCGACTTCGAGAAGCTTGAAGCCGGTCGCATGGATTTCACTGTCGAGACTGCACCGCTGCCGGAGATTTTTGAGGAAACTTGCCAACATGTGAAAGCCCTGAGCGACAAGATGAACGTTCAGATTATTTGTCCGGAAAATCGACTTTCAGTTCGTTGCGATCGCCGCAAGCTGATTCAGGTATTGGTCAATCTTGTTTCGAATGCGTTGAAGCATTCTCCAAGCGGTGGTGTTATCCGTCTGGAAAATCAGCGAGTTAAAGACATGATTGAGATTTCAGTGCATGATGAAGGTCCGGGTGTGCCCGAGGAGTTCCAGCAGTCAATATTTGCTCCTTTCGAGCAAATATCCAGCCGTGCAACTGCGAAATTGGGCACTGGTCTTGGTCTTGCTATCTGCAAGCTGATTGTTGAAGGTCAGGGTGGAAAGATCGGTGTGCGTTCCTCTGGAACACTGAAAGGCAGTGCTTTCTGGTTTACTGTCACTGCGGAAGAATAGAGTCTATAAGTGACGGATGATCCTGCGGTAGAATTAGCAAACTGTCCAACAGCCTCGAATCGGAGACCCGCCTGTTTTGCGCCTCAAACTGTCTCTCTGGCATAAGCTACTTTTGCTCGTGCTGA is a genomic window of Candidatus Melainabacteria bacterium containing:
- a CDS encoding PAS domain S-box protein; its protein translation is MKLATRGMLLVAVPVVMQVCLIITMSVLLWKVHTLALDEARSKDAISSCNQLVHNTGQIVKRMYGLEGESTLLTESDLILVRSYLQELKERLTPEQLQMAEFKRLSQLVDEFVPLMNAVKEHKYERMGSKFRSERVLFTKLDQVYDCVSGILKAVNTVHEAAPAEMAQAIDAIKYALVAFVVASIVLSILLAYFASVSIRKPLELMAQTADKISQRIPLEAPMEGRDELAALDDLLHQVDTAIDHALTSERNLIAFAGDLVCSIDQNGLFTSANPYAYTLLGCSPERLISSSVLDFVLSDDCDKVDRLIGARTISGVAPGLEVRMQTVSKNIIDTSWSAIWSERDQSLFCIIHDISERKNLERMKQDFIAMISHDLRTPLMSVHSSLELVQSGATGELAPQTEVQLGSASRSTEHLIELVNDLLDFEKLEAGRMDFTVETAPLPEIFEETCQHVKALSDKMNVQIICPENRLSVRCDRRKLIQVLVNLVSNALKHSPSGGVIRLENQRVKDMIEISVHDEGPGVPEEFQQSIFAPFEQISSRATAKLGTGLGLAICKLIVEGQGGKIGVRSSGTLKGSAFWFTVTAEE